The Gammaproteobacteria bacterium genome contains a region encoding:
- a CDS encoding amidase: MPAAQQPAPSAPPPEPELPLHFRSAPALAHAIRTGETDSRALTRLFLDRIEHGSGLRAFTHVAQERAEALAEAADRLLGAGIVLGPLHGVPVAVKDSLAWEGTPLSGGSLARADCISDHTSAVVRRLIASGMVVLGKTAMTEFAFGLSGQNPTCGTARNPWDALNDRAPGGSSSGSGVAVAAGLAPIAIGGDTGGSVRAPALMNHLVGYKPSSGLISRAGCLPLSPTLDVLGPIARTVEDARILTAVLTGPDSGDPVTLTAQPTSMPPGTCRVAVLAEEAWPMPMDPEAMDHWRRALGRVAGAGWTLETWSPPAILDFDRLGRDNSTVLAHEAYQRYGALARDETAPLWSVIRARIRAGAGVGDADYAAALERRKAVGARFAREMASVAGLLMPGSDQSARTLDPEDERHAGLGAFLRPANFLGAAAITLPTSRDSDGMPLGLQLLTPHGTDSSLLAVAAGLERAIGAGRPVPDLGPWGLT, encoded by the coding sequence ATGCCGGCAGCACAGCAACCAGCCCCGTCCGCCCCACCGCCGGAGCCGGAGCTTCCGCTGCATTTTCGCAGCGCCCCGGCGCTCGCCCATGCCATCCGCACAGGCGAGACGGACTCGCGCGCGCTCACCCGGCTGTTTCTCGACCGGATCGAACACGGCTCCGGGCTGAGGGCGTTCACGCACGTGGCCCAGGAGCGGGCCGAGGCGCTGGCGGAAGCGGCCGACCGTCTTCTCGGCGCAGGAATCGTGCTGGGACCGCTCCACGGCGTTCCAGTGGCGGTCAAGGACAGTCTCGCGTGGGAGGGGACGCCGCTCTCCGGAGGGTCACTGGCCCGTGCCGATTGCATCAGCGACCATACCAGCGCGGTGGTACGGCGGCTGATTGCGAGCGGCATGGTGGTCCTGGGGAAGACGGCCATGACCGAGTTCGCCTTCGGGCTCTCCGGCCAGAACCCGACCTGCGGGACCGCCCGCAATCCCTGGGACGCGTTGAATGATCGCGCGCCCGGGGGGTCGTCGAGCGGGTCGGGGGTGGCTGTGGCTGCGGGTCTGGCGCCGATCGCCATCGGGGGGGACACGGGGGGCTCGGTGCGCGCGCCGGCGCTCATGAACCACCTTGTCGGGTACAAGCCTTCCTCCGGCCTCATCAGCCGGGCCGGCTGCCTGCCGCTGAGTCCCACGCTGGATGTCCTGGGTCCCATCGCGCGCACGGTGGAGGATGCGCGCATCCTGACCGCCGTGCTCACGGGTCCGGACTCGGGCGACCCCGTCACGCTGACCGCGCAGCCGACTTCGATGCCTCCGGGCACATGCCGAGTGGCGGTGCTGGCCGAAGAGGCGTGGCCCATGCCGATGGACCCGGAGGCGATGGACCACTGGCGCCGGGCGCTGGGGCGCGTTGCCGGCGCCGGCTGGACGCTGGAAACCTGGTCTCCGCCTGCGATCCTCGATTTCGACCGTCTGGGACGAGACAACTCCACCGTCCTCGCCCATGAGGCCTACCAGCGCTACGGCGCCCTGGCCCGCGATGAGACGGCACCGCTTTGGAGCGTCATACGGGCGCGCATCCGGGCCGGCGCCGGCGTGGGCGACGCGGACTACGCCGCCGCGCTCGAGCGCAGGAAGGCGGTCGGGGCGCGCTTCGCCCGGGAGATGGCCTCCGTGGCCGGCCTGCTGATGCCGGGCTCGGATCAGAGCGCCCGGACCCTCGATCCCGAAGACGAGCGCCACGCGGGACTGGGCGCTTTCCTGCGCCCCGCCAACTTTCTCGGGGCAGCAGCCATCACTCTGCCCACCAGCCGCGACTCGGACGGAATGCCACTCGGCCTTCAACTGCTCACCCCCCATGGCACGGACTCGTCACTCCTGGCGGTCGCCGCCGGGCTGGAGCGCGCGATCGGCGCGGGACGGCCGGTTCCGGATCTCGGGCCCTGGGGGCTGACGTAG
- a CDS encoding amidase family protein, with the protein MLAMILTVARIAHRRLDQRALLPLLITVGAMPAEAQTPAQPSGIGWATIEDLNAAFDSGELTAERLIEISLARIEAYDQAGPELHSMLWLNENALQRARELDEERRRSGPRSLLHGIPVALKDNVDTGDMPTTGGSALLAGAIPPDDAFIVKKLRDAGAIILAKTALSELASGGILSSVGNYFPKNPHDPARTPSGSSTGAGIAVAASFAQLGVGTDTGGSIRGPATDNGIVALRPSHGLLSHDGVIPLSITLDMAGPMGRHVYDVAAMLGVMTGIDPADPTTRKSEGRFETDYTQFLDAGALEGARIGIARDFMGENDGVNWVIEAALGTMRAQGATVVDVRFPPWLLAVKGDWYFTVRYPEFRSQIEDYLATLGPEYPKTLREMMERSDRIVALMPDGSRPNPVRWNIFREEEASGELTDYEYVAMREHGFPMVQAIVHGMLDAQDLDAIVYPPSNTPPALRSAVDHFGGMVGTNIASLAGLPDLIVPAGFTRRGLPVGISFLGRAFSESRLFALGYAFEQAARARRDPLHTPPLPGENVPRPAGSGGS; encoded by the coding sequence ATGCTCGCCATGATACTCACCGTTGCGCGCATCGCGCACAGACGCCTTGACCAACGGGCCCTCTTGCCCCTTCTCATCACGGTTGGTGCGATGCCGGCCGAGGCCCAGACGCCCGCACAGCCGAGCGGAATCGGGTGGGCCACCATCGAGGACCTGAACGCGGCGTTCGATTCCGGCGAGCTGACCGCGGAACGGCTAATCGAGATTAGCCTGGCGCGCATCGAGGCCTACGACCAGGCCGGCCCCGAGCTCCACTCCATGCTGTGGCTGAACGAGAACGCCCTCCAGCGGGCCCGGGAGCTCGATGAGGAGCGCAGGCGGAGCGGGCCACGGTCGCTGCTGCACGGCATCCCCGTGGCGCTCAAGGACAACGTCGACACGGGAGACATGCCCACCACCGGCGGGTCGGCGCTGCTGGCCGGCGCGATCCCGCCCGACGACGCCTTCATCGTGAAGAAGCTGCGCGACGCCGGGGCGATCATCCTCGCCAAGACCGCGCTGAGCGAACTCGCGTCGGGAGGCATCCTCAGCTCCGTGGGCAACTACTTCCCCAAGAACCCCCACGACCCCGCGCGCACGCCATCGGGATCATCGACCGGGGCCGGCATCGCCGTCGCCGCGTCGTTCGCCCAGCTGGGTGTCGGAACCGACACGGGCGGCTCCATCCGCGGACCCGCGACGGACAACGGCATCGTCGCGCTTCGCCCCTCGCACGGCCTGTTGAGCCACGACGGCGTCATTCCCCTTTCGATCACGCTCGACATGGCGGGCCCGATGGGCCGCCACGTGTACGATGTCGCGGCGATGCTCGGGGTCATGACCGGCATCGATCCGGCCGACCCGACGACGCGGAAGAGCGAAGGCCGGTTCGAGACCGACTACACGCAGTTCCTCGATGCGGGCGCGCTCGAGGGCGCCCGCATCGGGATCGCACGCGACTTCATGGGGGAGAACGACGGAGTCAACTGGGTCATCGAAGCGGCGCTCGGGACCATGCGCGCCCAGGGGGCGACGGTCGTCGACGTGCGCTTTCCGCCGTGGCTTCTGGCCGTCAAGGGTGACTGGTACTTTACGGTTCGCTACCCGGAGTTCCGCTCCCAGATCGAGGACTATCTCGCGACCCTCGGCCCCGAGTACCCGAAGACGCTGCGGGAGATGATGGAGCGGTCGGACAGGATCGTTGCGCTGATGCCGGACGGATCCCGCCCCAACCCGGTCCGCTGGAACATCTTCAGGGAGGAGGAGGCCAGCGGCGAGCTCACCGACTACGAGTACGTGGCGATGCGCGAGCACGGCTTCCCGATGGTCCAGGCGATCGTGCACGGAATGCTGGACGCCCAGGACCTGGATGCCATCGTCTACCCCCCATCGAACACGCCTCCGGCCCTGCGCTCCGCCGTCGACCACTTCGGCGGCATGGTGGGCACCAACATCGCGAGTCTCGCGGGGCTGCCCGACCTCATCGTGCCGGCGGGATTCACCCGAAGGGGTCTGCCCGTGGGGATTTCCTTCCTCGGCCGCGCCTTCAGCGAGTCTAGGCTGTTCGCCCTCGGCTACGCCTTCGAGCAGGCCGCGCGCGCGCGGCGGGACCCGCTCCACACGCCGCCTCTCCCGGGGGAGAATGTGCCGCGGCCGGCAGGCTCCGGCGGCAGTTGA